One Terriglobia bacterium genomic region harbors:
- the tuf gene encoding elongation factor Tu (EF-Tu; promotes GTP-dependent binding of aminoacyl-tRNA to the A-site of ribosomes during protein biosynthesis; when the tRNA anticodon matches the mRNA codon, GTP hydrolysis results; the inactive EF-Tu-GDP leaves the ribosome and release of GDP is promoted by elongation factor Ts; many prokaryotes have two copies of the gene encoding EF-Tu): MAKEKFSRTKPHVNVGTIGHIDHGKTTLTAAITKVLGKNNPNVKFR, encoded by the coding sequence ATGGCGAAAGAGAAATTTTCCCGCACCAAGCCGCACGTGAACGTAGGCACGATCGGTCACATCGACCACGGCAAGACCACGCTCACGGCGGCCATCACCAAGGTTTTGGGCAAGAACAATCCGAACGTGAAGTTTCGTT